From the genome of Mya arenaria isolate MELC-2E11 chromosome 5, ASM2691426v1:
TGCAACCTAACCTTGTTGTAACATGCGGATAAGTTATCCAGTTATAAACAATTCGCCCCTGCAGCCAAGTGTATAACCACTTTTACATAATTGATCAtcgatttattttcaaatatatcaggTGACGCATGGAACCCATGGGGTGAATGGTCAAGCTGTTCCGTGACATGTGGTAACGGAATAAGGTCACGTGAGCGCACGTGCAATGATGGCGCGTGTCTAGGTCCGACAGAGATGCACGAGGCATGTGTGGCGCCGCCATGTGGCTCCGGTAAAATATAAGTACTTATCTGTCTAATGTTTCCAAATTTACAAAACGGATTGGTTAATCAAAGCAAAAAGATTGAATACTTTTATATTCTCAACAACAATCTCCAACATAGGCTCCATATATTCAAAGTGGGCTTATATtaatctttatataaaaaacttccTATAAGGTCAAATGAATAACACATGGcgtgaatgtacatgtattataatttcAGTACGTCAATATTGAAGAAGGATATTGTAAAGACGCTCAAAAGCTTAGCGGACCTTCCTTATTCCTGCCATTACTGAGATGTCTATACTCTCACATTTTCAGACACCATCGTGTGGTCCACCTGGGGCGAGTGGTCTGAGTGTAGCCGCACATGCGGTGGTGGCTTCCATACCCGCACACGCACTTGTTCCACCGGAAGTGCCTCTGATTGTTGTGAGCACGCGGACCCGAGCTCGTGTGGTCGGGAGTATAAGCAGTCGCGGGAATGTATCAACGACGACTGTTACGGTAAGTACAGGATTCAAATTCTAAAAAAGatggaataatctgtatgatatTTATCTATTCAACATTACGCCCCAACCCTCTTATTATTCCCTTGTTTAACATGTGTCCCCGTTTTTTGGAGAGTAGAGCAAGTGACGGTCGTAGGATGCTCGTGGCGCCACGTGTGTAGAAGGAATCCAGGAGCGGAGGCGGGATTCCTCAGAGGCCGTGTATACGTGGCAAAACTCCTTAATCAATGCGTTTGAGTATCAAGTATTACAATGTACAGCATTTCAAGGGATGCATGCGATGAACACAGTAGCGAAAGCAGCAATGCGATTCCATGACAGTTAATATTCAAATCCAGTTTTGCTACATCATTATTAGTCCCTGCTTATTTTCTATTCAGGAGAATGGAGTGACTGGCGACCGTGGGAGGCCTGTAACGTCACGTGTGGCGAGGGAACCCAGGAGCGGAGGCGGCAGTGTGAACCCTCGGGATCCATGTGTATTGGGCCCTACTACCAGACACGCCTGTGCTTTACAAACTGTCCCTCTACTGCGAGAAATTGTAAGTTCATTTGATAGTCATGACCCTGTTATGAGGCGCATGCGTCAAGGCGTCAAGGCGTAACAGACACTCGGAGAGCCACACATGGGCATTCCTTAAAATGTATGCTCCTATTGGCCCGACCCA
Proteins encoded in this window:
- the LOC128235521 gene encoding A disintegrin and metalloproteinase with thrombospondin motifs adt-2-like, whose product is MNLGWIRNNGTTAANCIKTDELFGVGDAWNPWGEWSSCSVTCGNGIRSRERTCNDGACLGPTEMHEACVAPPCGSDTIVWSTWGEWSECSRTCGGGFHTRTRTCSTGSASDCCEHADPSSCGREYKQSRECINDDCYGEWSDWRPWEACNVTCGEGTQERRRQCEPSGSMCIGPYYQTRLCFTNCPSTARNCKFI